In Lagopus muta isolate bLagMut1 chromosome 14, bLagMut1 primary, whole genome shotgun sequence, the DNA window TTAATTCTCACCTTGACACCCCGCCTAATTGTATGCCTACAAAGGACGGCCGCCCATAGTGCTGTATTACcaagagagcagagctgcaaacaAATTCCAGGTATAACAGTGCTGATTCCggaccacagaatcatagaaccacaaggttggacctgcaagatcatccagtccgagcgccctcccatcaccactgctaccacaagcactaacccacatctcgcagctcctcatccacgcacctcttgagcactgccagggacggcgactcttccagctgcctgggcagccactgcagtgcctgaccgctctgagagaaaaagttcttccttttgTCCCACCTAAATCACCCCACgcacaacttgcagccatttccccatgtcctgctccttgcctgggagcagaggccaaagccctcctcaccacagcctcccctCAGGAAGTTGTGGAGCGCCatgaggtctgccctgagcctcctcttctccagactaaacaatcccagctccctcagctcctcctcacaagatttgtgctccagacccctcaccagtttcactgcccttctctgcacacgttccagggcctcaatgtccctcctgcagtgaggagcccaaaactgaacacagcactcgatATGTGGCCtccccagtgctgagcacagagggatgctcacctccctgctcctgctggccacgctatttctaatgcaggccaggatgccgttggcccctttggccacctgggcatactgtcagctcatgttcagccaagcatcaaccaacacccccaggtcccttttctcttcacagtcatccagcctATAATGCTGCAACCACAAAGGGCAAGTGATGGAGCATGATGCACAAATTTCATCAGTGATTATCTATCTGATATCTGATGTTTGAGGAGACAGTAACATCCTGGCTTGTTACAGACATAAGTGTAAGGAATCTCCTATAGCCACAGCTAAGCACTGAAATATAGGGGTTGCACAGCACGTCCATTGGTACAGCAGCAACCTAACCCATGTGACAGCCCAGCCACACCTGTGCTAGCCTGCCTTGCCTTATTTGCACAGCAAGAAggcaaaaaagcagcagctgattCTCCCATGACTCCCAACGTGCTGACGTTCAGGAACAACCACCATGCCCATCTCCATACAGAcaggagctgtgtgctcagGTGCAAATCCCAGGTGCCTGCAGCACCCACGCTTCTGTTCTCCGCACCAGAAGCACAAAGAGGCTCCCCGGCCCATGTCAGCATCAAGTGCCATTAGGCTGTTTGTGGGACTTAATGCGCCAGGAAGGCTTCCACCAGATGTCAGCCTAACTAAATGACAACGCTGGCCTCGGGGTGCAGCTCTGCTTCGAGTGCATGTGTTTAGCAGGAAGACCAGTTCCGCTGCTGCACAACAAGCCAGGTAAGGGAGCGGGTTCTTTGGTCCTAGAGCACTTATTCTCAAGAAAGCCAcatttcctctcttcccccaAGTTTTAGAGGTGCAGATGCCACCTCAAAGCCTGTTCTGGTGGGAGACTCCAGATGGCACTACTCCATGGCTTCCCTTGGCATACAAGCAAGTTTGCAGTCTCAGAAGAAATGCAACGGTGAGAATTAAGCAGGCAGCTGGAGTCTCTTCTCAGCCTGCTGCACCTCGGCACCCCAGACAGTTCCCAAAACACAAGGAGAACATCAGCATACTTTCAGGTTTAAAAGGAATCGGAGGTATGCCTTCAATAATGGCTGTTGTCTCACGACAAGCACGCACAAAAACAGGTTTACGCTGAGAAAAGCGCCCATAGAGCTCGCACTCACTGTTTCCCAAACAAGAAACTCACTGGCAAGGTGCTAAACAGCCCTTGTTTGGTTACAGGCCAGAGAACCAAGAGCTTCAGCGAGGCAGCAGCTTACCATGTGCAAGCAGCAACTCCCAACGCCGTGCCAGATTACGCAACCGTCTCGTGGGAGGAACCTACCAACATGCACggatgcagaaaagcagagcccTTCCAAAAGGTACCCAAATTTGGCCACTCGGTAATAATGGAAAGAGTGGCACAGCAGGGTAGTAATTTTTCATCTCAgagctttttcagttttcttaaatGACACCTTAGGAACATTCCTTAAAAGATTGTGTTATCATATTTATGTGCTATTAACATTCAGATCAGCGCTGGGGTCAGGACACTGCACCAGATGAGTGCTGAGAAGCACAGCTACAGGCACGTTGCTGCTGTACTCCCCCAAGGCAACGGGCAGCTCAGGCTGGATTTTGGCTGCGTACTTCTTGCACAGTGAATATTAACTATGGAAAAACTCTTGGAATAGGTCTGTGTCATTTCTTTACACATGTTCCTTTCAGTCTAGAGCAAAAGCTGGAATATTTACGGTGACAGAACAATTTAACGCAGTCACCTAGCACTGCCCagtttaacattaaaaatagctacattacttatttttctgttttgtgggcttttgcttttctttgtgctttgtgttCTCCATCCCTCCATTTCATTTAACACCTCCCCTGTGGGGACAGCCACAggtccagcactgcagccaggggcacagctgctctgtaggacaaagaaagaaaaacaggcagaaacCAGCAAGGCTGAGCTTAAATAAGGAACTGAAGTTTAATAATGAAGCTAAATGACCATTGTCTTCTCAGACCTCCTCTGACACAATTAATCTCCCTCCCTATTAGCCTGGGGAATTGGCTATTCTCAGCTCAGCCCTGTCCCGAGGTCATCACCGACACCTCACTGCCACAGGGCAAGCACTGCCGAGCACCTCGTGCTGCGCTGCTGCCGCGTGTCTCAAGGTGACAACAAGTCCCACAGGACAGTCTGCTCTGGACAGCGGGAGCCGTGATGTCCCAGCATGCAGCCCTGGACCAGGCTGtggccctgcagggctgctggcaccACAGCCCAGCTCAGGACTGTGCATGCTGGCTGCAGGTCCTGCCGTCACCGTGGCTCCCGGTCCTTGATCaagggctgtgagctgcagggaaCGCCTGCTGTAAATGCAACTTACTCTCCTACACCTCGGTAAGCAGCAATAAGTGACACAAAAGTCAGggtttgcaaggaaaaaaaaaaaaaaaaaaagatggatttcCTCATTTCATAACTGCAAGCTGTCAAGCTAGATTCCAGttaattgttttttctcctgtgctcTAAGgtaagctttgctttttttccagaaatttcCCAGCACTTTTCTCACCGCAGGGCCTCCACCGCACTCCCCGACAGCACCCCTGTCCCAAAAAGCACTCCCCTCTGCCCGTGCTCCTGCAGGGACCTCGAGCTGCTCCACCTCCCTGCAAAGCGCTGCTAATCAGCGCCCTCAGTCCAAGTCGGGCACACTTCATCCCCAGTGCATCCCCAGTGCAGCCGGGTTGGACAGGCAGCCGGCAGCAGCAGCGaggctccagctgcagctctgcgcTGCCACAGTGAGCGCAGCCAGCAGGAATGCAGGGGGGGAGCGGGCAGTGCGCGGCTCTCCGGCTCTTCGCAGCTCCTCGCATCGCCGGGACGAAGGGCTCtaacagctgattttttttcccctcctcgATCAGCGGTCTCAAACACGATCGCAGTATGCAGCACAATGCTTTAAAACAGCAAAGCTTCTGGAAAACCCAAACAAAAGGAACGTCACCAGGTGACGTCAGCCTATATACAGCCCTGCGTGGTCACAGCGCATAAGCAAACCCATTCTTGTGCCGCTTCcctgaaaagcttttcagtAAATGCACTCATGCTACTCCAGGAGCTTCTCTCAGCAATAAGCCACCCATCCGCCATCAACAAGTTAGGACTAAAGGAACCCACAGCTGCGGAAAAAGAAAACGTGAGCTTCAATTAAGCAGCCGAGCAGCCGCCGAGGAAGAAAACTTCTATTAAGCATCGACTTGAAAACTGCAGACCTGGCAGAGGAGGTCACGCCGGCGCTTTCAAAAGGAATATTCTAAGAGAGCACGGTGGATTCAATTTTGCACTAATATCACAGGACCCTAAACCAGTAAATTATTCACAGGCTATCTCGCGTTAGAGCCTTTCACAGACTCACCGTGTTGAGTCTCAAACTACGACTGAATGCAACCTCCAATGTACTCAAAAGAATGGGTAAGTGTGtgcctttctctctcccttgtCTAATGAATGATGGCTGTGTGTTAAGGCAGCGGCGAGGTGCTACAGCACGCTTTGCTGGGGTGAACCTTGTGAGAGCAATGTGTTCTGATTGTGACGCTGTAACCCTCCGTAATGCCGATAAAGACTCATCCTAAGTGTAATAGCTGGTATTCTGTGTGTAGTACTAAGTTGTTTCTTGCATTTAGAATAAGCTTTTCGGAAATGCATGGAAATGTTATCTGCAGTGAAATCTTCCACGGTGATGTTCAAAGTATACTGATAAGGATATCCTATCTTGTTGTTTTCCTAAATTATATTCTGCAGGCTTACATTTCAAGTGGCCATTAGGGGCTCGTATGCTGGCAGCACTATATGCAATGAGCATGGTTTTAAAAATGCTGCCTGCCTTGGGCATGGCTTGTCCACCAAAATGTCGCTGTGAGAAGCTACTCTTTTACTGTGACTCTCAGGGGTTTCACTCAGTGCCAAACACCACTGAAAAGGGCTCTCTAGGTTTGTCACTGAGGCACAATTTTATTACTGAACTTGAAAGGGATCAATTTGCGAGCTTCAGTCAACTTACTTGGCTTCACTTAGATCATAATCAAATTGCAACAGTCAGAGAAGATTCTTTTCAAGGACTGTATAAACTTAAGGAATTAGTCTTAAGTTCcaacaaaatctttcatttgcCAAACACCACTTTTAGCCAGCTGCTTAACCTGCAGAATTTGGACCTCTCTTTTAATCAGTTGTCCTCTCTGCACCCCGAGCTGCTCTACGGCCTCCGCAAGCTGCAGACCTTGCATCTGCGCTCCAACTCCCTGCGGACGATCCCCGTCCGCCTGTTCTGGGACTGCCGTAGCCTGGAGTTCCTGGATCTGAGCACAAACCGCTTGCGAAGTTTGGCTCGCAATGGCTTTGCGGGATTAAtcaagctgagggagctgcacCTAGAGCACAACCAGCTGACAAAGATTAATTTTGCTCATTTCCTCCGGCTGAGCAGCCTGCACACTCTCTTCTTGCAGTGGAACAAAATTAGCAACTTGACGTGTGGGATGGAGTGGACCTGGGGCACCTTAGAAAAGCTCGATTTGACTGGAAACGAGATCAAAGCCATCGACCTAACAGTTTTTGAAACTATGCCTAACCTTAAAACCCTCCTCCTGGATAACAACAAGCTCAGCACGCTGGACTCCAAGATCCTGCGCTCGCTGCCGTCGCTCAGCACCGTGGGGCTCTCGGGCAATCTGTGGGAATGCAGCGCCCGGATCTGCGCGCTGGCCGCCTGGCTGGGAGCCTTCCGGGGCCGCTGGGAGCATCCCATCCTGTGCCACGGCCCCGACCACGCCCAGGGAGAGGACATCCTGGACGCCGTGCACGGattccagctctgctggaacGCATCGACCGCCGCCCCGTCCGCGGCTCCGACGGACGCTCCCACCACCGAGTCCACGAAAGGCATCAGCTCCTCTCATTTCCATATGGGAGACAAAGAAATCCCCACCACGGCAGGCATGGTCGTCACCACCGAGGAACCCTTCCCCGAGCCAAACAATGCcatcttcactcagagggtaaTTACAGGGACAATGgctttattgttttctttcttttttatcatttttatagTGTTCATCTCCAGGAAATGCTGCCCTCCCACATTAAGAAGAATTAGGCAGTGCTCAATGATTCAAAACCACAGGCAGCTCCGATCCCAAACGCGGCTACATATGGCAAATATGTCAGACCAAGGACCGTACAATGAGTACGAACCCACCCACGAAGGACCCTTCATCATCATTAACGGCTACGGACAATGCAAGTGTCAGCAGCTGCCATATAAAGAATGTGAAGTATAATACTTAAAATTAAACCAGATAAGTAACCTATTTTAAAATTGTAGGGGACCTACAGCAGATTCTAATTTTTACAAATGTTGACGTAAAGCCTAATTTTCCAAGCTACTCAATGGAAGCATTGTTTATGGAGTGGTGCAGTATTTttaagttggttttttttttaataaatccataatattttcagtgttaaaGAAGCAATGATCACATTAAACTTGCACTCCTAGTGTTTAAAAGTCTAAAAAGACGCTCACCTCAAACTATGTAAAATGTTCCATGTTATGTAACTCTCCGACTGTGCGTACCATTTATACCCAAGTCTCCACATTCCACTTTCCCCAGTAAAATCAGCCCGGGTGGAAGGAGGGAGGCTGTCTGCACAGAGACCTGCAGAGGAACATACACTGCATTTGTTCCCCCGCAGCTGTGCGATGCCAAACATCCCAGCTGGCTCTGCTCAATTCAGAGGCACGCTGGAGGAAGGCTCTCCTCCTCTGATCATTTCCACTCGAGTAAaaaggggagagggaaaaataaataaaaaaaaaaaagtgaccaaGGTTCAGGTGGGGATTTAGATGCCCTGGGGACTGGCAAATTAATTTTTGAGGCAGTTTTCCTACCTCCATGCTCACAGTTTGGCTTGCTTACACATACCTTGCTCGAGCTCGCAGCAAACGCAGGCAGGAGCAGTTCACACCACCAATTAACCAGGATGGCTCTCCAGGCACTTGCAGAGTACCTGGTGGTGCTTAATTAGGAAGGTTGGTGCGATGATCTAAATGTTACAGGCGTTCAAACCCGACCAGCTCTCTGCTTCGCCTCGATGATGCTTTTCATGCACTCGGGCTAATGACTCACGCCTACGAACAAACAGCACTTCCACACCTTTTCATGTGTAAATACCCTTAACACaagtttttcttaattaaaagtaaatatcAACCGGAGgttaagaaagagagaaggaaggaagaaaccTCTCTTTGTCgtcccccccctctcccccctcagGCTTCCTCTTGCTGGGAGCTATTTTCATGCACTAACTCCACGGTTTCTCTGGAGACAGAATTAGCCCCTGTAATATAAGCTCTCACTTGTCCTCCTCTTCCAAAATTCAAGGTAATTACCAGCTCAAAGCTGCGTACCTTCCGATACATTAGGATAATGGTTAGTTTATAGAATAGTTCACAAAAAAACGTTTTGTTTCTTAGTCAAAACGGGACAGAATCTAAACTAGTATGCCATTAAAAAATtcttatataaatatatatacacacacacacgcacctCATTCTTCGGGAgtaatttgatttctttaacCAGAGGTATCACATTGCTATTTATACTATATTATGAAATgatatgtaaatatttgcagatCTATGCAGCGACAGTGGTACTGAGATGCCATGGGGGAGGGCGGGGGGGTCTGCAAAGGATTACGTTATTTTTAAGTCAACTGCTCAAATATTGTAAACGTTCTAACCAAAGTTAAAAGGACCAGAGGGATGgcatttttttatatatatatacatgtatgtataacTAAAAAATGTGTTGTGTCCAATGCTGCAGTGTTAAACAATTACCAGCAAACACGGATGAAGAGAAATTCCTCACAGTGTCAACATACCTTGAACGAATCAGTAATTACAGTATGCTAATTGTGTTGTACTAAACTATTCTGCAaactttctgaacagaaaaatcactgcataAAAATCTGTTCGCTATTTCACTCTGCTTTTATATATCTGTATTACCACTTAGTGAGGTATTTAGGGTGCAATTATACAAGTTTGATGTTTTATTGTGAAATGAATTCGTCCGAGGCAACTATAGCAAGATAAGTGTGACTTCTGTTCAGATTTTACATAAAGATTTTTTCAATTACTGGTTTTGAAGATATTAATTTGCATCATTTTACTTTTACGATGCCCTtattataaaacaaatattttgtgtacTTCCTACGACTTTGTACTTTAATAGAAGAGAGTCAGAGAAGACTATGGTTTTCCATTAAGTTCTCTTTGAACTCCCCTAACTGTTTATAATACGACAAGCCAATTTGCATCCATTTTAGGAAATCAactgttgctttttctgcttttactgcTTTCAACTGAATGTAATAAAACCGGCGAGGTAGGTGGGCAGGGAGTGAATATGAGAGTGTGGcaaggccctggcacaggctgcccagaggagctgtggatgccccatccttggaggtgctcagggccagcTTGGATGAAGCCCAGGGCAGACTGGTACGGTATCAGAATCAGTGGTCAGCAGCCCTGCTTGcggcaggaggttggaactagatgatccttgaggtcccttccaacccaagccattccacgATTCACGGCTCTATGATTCCATATGATTACAACCCATGTGATTCAGCCCTAAGCCAATACAAAACCTTAATGTATGGCTGACTGTAGGAAGACTTGCTTCCTTCCCAGCaatcagtggctcttccctgaGCCCCAggctcctgctgggagcagagcagtgcagcagcccgCCCTGCTGTGCCACCCTTACTGTGTTGGCTGATCCCATGCCTGCACCAAAGGTaccagggagcagcagtgctttccatGGAGGCACCAGCAGAGACAAAGTTCTGACTTAACTCATGACTCAACTTCCAGTGCCCATACCATTAATCTTAGTGCAGAGCTACCACCCATCAGATGGCAGCACTGAACACCAATGTCCAAGCTGTGCATGCAGGACAGAATCCCACTTTCCTGCCCCACGTGCAGccagcccagagctgggagCTCACAAGGCACagagccaggttggatgggaccctgggcagcctaatctagTGGTTAGCTACCCTGTctatggcagggaggttggagcacaatgatctttaaggtcccttccaacccaaatctttCTATGATTTCCTGACTGCAGAACGAGGCTCCTCCCATGGCAGTGTCTTTCCAGTGCCCCAGAAGCCCCTGTCTCTAACAGCTTGTAATTCTGCCCCAGAAGAGTACAGACTGATGCTCCAGCTGGGTGCTTCACTTCTCCCATCCATCATCCCAGTTTTGCAGGTCCCACAGGCTCTGCTGGTTGGGGTGCAGGGAGCCCACCCATGCTGCCTCCCTCAGCCCCACTCACATTTACGCTCCAACACACGGCTGCTCTCCCAAATGCTGTGGTTTATACCTGCCATTTTCTAAACCATTTGTTGCCAGGTTCCAGGCGTGAGCAAAGCAGTTCCATAAACATCACATTTAGGGTAACAGGTGCAATAAAACCTGCAGAATGTCAAACACGAGCAGCAAAGTCAACTTGAATTCCCTTGGGAGGGACAGCAAACTGCGGGCACAGCCATCGCCCTACACAAGGGCACCGTGAGAGGTTGTTAATCCTTTTTGGTTGTTTTAAAGTTACTGTCTTCCATTCTCAATGGCTTGTGACTCTTCCAAACAAAGAGAGGATTATAATAATTGCCTTAGTCAGCagtctgatttattttgtttatggAATACGAAGCAGGATGATCTGGCTTAAGTTAAGTGTTTTCAGGATGAGCACTGACTGATGAAGCAGTTGTTAAATTCTTCTCTGAGACTATCACCTCTACTGCACAGCCTTGGTTTCTGCAGATACTCAattagggggaaattctttacccagaggacagtgaggccctggcactgctgcccagacaCGTGGTTaccctatccctggaggtgcccaaggccatgaACGGGGCCTTGGgtagcctgagctggtggggggcacaGCAAGGATTGAGGAGGCTGCAAGGTCACTTCCAaaccaaccattctgtgatactatgaTAAATGACAGAGGTGCCTCACCACCTCTAGGTACAGCATCACACAAGCCTTCAGGGCCGTTCAGAAGTGGaaatttgttctgctgctctAGGATCCTTGTGCCACCCAAAGACATCCCCCAGCCTCCCCGATTGCCTCCGCTTCCATTCCCCACCCTCGTGCCAGTGAAATGCAAACCAGGCAGTACAAGCTCCATTTGAGTCATCGTGTTGGAACAGGTCTGAATTAATGCTTTCAGCTCCCCTCTTGTTAGTCGCTCTGCATTAGATCATCGTTTAAATGCATACAACCAAGAATTACTTGATCGAGAGTAAAACGGGTTAGCGCTGAGACTCCGATGGGAGTGCTCctctgccagcagagctcccaCTTCCATCAGAAGGAAACGTAATTAATGCTGCTGAATCaatgctgggttttgttttgctgcacaAGTTACATGATTTTTCAGAGATAAGCCCAGCCTGCACGCAAAGCCCAGCATCTGAGCTCGCAGCCTGTAGCCCCTTCAAAGGCTGCAGTCTATTGCTGACATGTAAACCAGAAACATCCAGTGGCTTTAATCAGAAGTCTGCACTACATTCTTGGTTTTTAATGTGCCTAAGTTAATTTCTGTACtactttaatgaaaataaagttgaTTTAATTTTGTGAGCTGCACAGCTATTAAAATCCATCTGTTCAGACCTATGAAGTCTACTGAGAAAGCTGAATTTCATCTTTACATAAAAATTAGGGAGTTCAGAAAGGAACATAGAACTTCTCCCCcagtaaaaagaacaaaaaaagaaagcaaagaaacagcagcagaacctGAAGGCAGCTGCATGGAAGCAGATCCTTCCTCCCATCCCCTTCTGCATTGCACAGAGTCCCATGCACTGGAAGTGGggacagattttcctttttaagccAGGTGCTAGTGGGATGCTTGGAGACCATTTTAGTCACCCGGAAATGTAGCATTTCACACCttgaataaaaatcttttttggGAGGTATTCAGGGAGAGGTGACAGCAGCTTTGATGGATATGGCCAACCTCAGACAGGGCAAAACTCATGCATTTTAAGGACAAAACACCACACAGCTCATGCACCTGTGATGTACACACAAACCTCCACCTGCCAGCCCTCAGCCACCCATTTGTTAAAACAAACcccaaagacaaaacaaaaacagcaccctgttttgcttttcaccCTCATGAAACATTAGCGAGTGAACTATTCTACCAGCTCAGCAACGAGACGGAGAGCCCTCAGTGCACTGTATTGAAATTATAGTTAAAGAGCCAGTTCCTGATGGGAGGGGGGTGTAAGTAATGGAATAAAAAGAAGTGCAGTGTACAgaacatttttgttattaaaattgTGTATACTGTAAAACTGGatttgcctctttttcttttttttctcctcctttttcaaGCAGAGGTGTCCAACTGCCTATATCCACTGGGGTCTCAGAGCACACCAACAGCAGCCCAAGCCAGCGTtgggctgctccctgtgctgcagccatggcagccagcaggagccgtgggcacagccctgggctacagggcagagtgctggcagtgtcagtgccagcagcagcctgtcccctccagcagcaccgCCCTTCCAGGCACTCAGCAGGAACCACACCGTGCACAGGTGTCAAACCACAGCACATCTCCCTGGCTTTGAATTATTACAGCCTAGGAAGTGACAGAGAGATACAGCCCCGTACAAGCATCCTTTGCAGAGGCCACTGTAACACTGTGTTCTAAGTCACGGTGCTTCAACAACACCAGAACAGCCTCATTTAGACAAGTTCACGGGCACAGCCCAAAAGACTCAATGCAACAGCTGAGAGAAAGAACACGTTTCAGGATGTTCCAAGATGATTACATGCACTGAACTGCCAGCTAAAGCCACTCCAGTATCTGAGcctgagctgctttctgcttttgtgcaCTAAGTTTGGCTAACTCAAGTTCTCACGGCTTTTACAAGCCAGTGGCTCCTCAATCCTTCTCATActtcaaagcagcacaggatcaatgtattttcttaaactTTCAAAAAGATTAATGTTAAGATCAACAGCATCTctctaaaaatataaaagctgttGTTTTCACAAGGAAAGGTAAGacacacaggagaaaaaaaatggtactCTGATAATTCTATGCAAAATCTCTGAAATCAATCAGCAATAAGAAACTGTCAGCATCACTGGCAGCTAGCTTTTAAATGTGGGCTGTGTTAAAGCAACTGTGAAAAAACGAAGACTCAAGAACACAGCCCAAGAGGAGAACCGAAGCACAACAGGGAAGCTCGGACaccttttcccccctttcctcctcctccctccctccaggTCTGTGGTTTTATGCTGTTTAAGGGACAGAACTCCCTGCAATAGGTCACACACCCCAGGAACCCTGAAGTTAATCTTTATAGTTGTGTTtgtaaagaaagaaacttcTTAAAGCAACTTATCAGCAGTTTGATTACTATTAGATGCtatgaaaacatttgctttataACGACCTTTGACATCAGAACCATGTGCTCTGGGAATTATCtcataaaacagagaaaaatgactgGACATGTTTCGTTCACAAAGTTCCATATTTACTTCTACGATGAATGACTGAAGAGGTTTGGCTGCTGAGGGCATTCAGCAAACGTTTCCAGGCTCAAAGGTAACCAAACCATCACTACAGATCTGCTGTTCTTAATTGacaaggttttaaaaaaaacctatttcttcttgttccttcATCTGTTAAAAGGATGAGACAAAGGCTTAAACACACACAGAGATCATTGGAGAacttctgaagcagcagtgcCCACAGTGAGGAGCTGAGTGCTGTGCGGGTGGGAGAGCCAGGCCTTCCCTGCAGTAGGTGCAAGGCCTTCTCTGCAGTATGGAACACAGACACAAACTAGGGTGGTACCTCCACAGCCAGGACACTTTAAGAAACAACAAAtcctccttttaaaaatgttattattttaaatgcagttcaAGCAAGTTACTCCTGTTTTCTCCCAGCAGGCTCTACTACTTGTATGCTAAACGCTCAGACAAGTGAGGCACTAagtgctttcattcttttctcccAATTATTAACCCCCTAGAAAGTATCCATCGTTTGATATGGGTGTATTATGCTTGTATCAGTTTAAAATGCAGCCTCACTTCACAAAAAGTCTGGAAGTAGAAATGGTTCATCCATCAAGAAGGTTCTTAAATAATGAATAGGTCATAATTCTTTACCGTCAAAAGCAATTAATTTTCTGTACTGTAATCAGGagaataaatctgaaaaatccATTCTAATGGCTCCAAATCTGAAGGTAGTGTTGCAGCTgaattcttaattttaaaatacaagagcAACGAGGACTTCTGCTGTTTAAACATACAGTCTTGTACCAAACAGAACAGCTTTACTGCATATTTAATAGGTAGAACGGGTTTTGCGAGACCGCCTGAGATTAAAGAACAGCACCAGATACAGGAAATGCATTTCAAGTAGAAAGGTCCTTCCAAGATGCTTCCAACCATACAGCTACAGAAATCCTGAAATATCCTTTACCAAGCGTACAGAACACTGCAGGAAAGCTTACTGCAAAAGCAATGTTACTTACATGAGTGCAAAGAGCTAAAAATACGGAGAAGAGCATGGATGTGGAATCCAGCTCAGCCCTAGGGTAAGTACTTGTACAATGAGGTATTGgctctcttctcttctgctcctaAATAATCCATCACATGCCCAGACCCTCTGCCTCTGAAGCCATGTGCCAGTTAACCGGGACTATCATTTCCTGCCCTCAAACAAACTGCTTCAACCCTGATACCATCTGAAGTTTTTAAtctttcagggaagaaaaactcTAATCCTAATAGAGCTCATACCAAGCTGATAATGATATAATCTGTTAACAGCAAGTATACGGGGAAAGGGATAAGGACACAGACTATG includes these proteins:
- the LRRTM2 gene encoding leucine-rich repeat transmembrane neuronal protein 2 isoform X2; the protein is MQPPMYSKEWLSSLHPELLYGLRKLQTLHLRSNSLRTIPVRLFWDCRSLEFLDLSTNRLRSLARNGFAGLIKLRELHLEHNQLTKINFAHFLRLSSLHTLFLQWNKISNLTCGMEWTWGTLEKLDLTGNEIKAIDLTVFETMPNLKTLLLDNNKLSTLDSKILRSLPSLSTVGLSGNLWECSARICALAAWLGAFRGRWEHPILCHGPDHAQGEDILDAVHGFQLCWNASTAAPSAAPTDAPTTESTKGISSSHFHMGDKEIPTTAGMVVTTEEPFPEPNNAIFTQRVITGTMALLFSFFFIIFIVFISRKCCPPTLRRIRQCSMIQNHRQLRSQTRLHMANMSDQGPYNEYEPTHEGPFIIINGYGQCKCQQLPYKECEV
- the LRRTM2 gene encoding leucine-rich repeat transmembrane neuronal protein 2 isoform X3 — encoded protein: MQPPMYSKEWLLYGLRKLQTLHLRSNSLRTIPVRLFWDCRSLEFLDLSTNRLRSLARNGFAGLIKLRELHLEHNQLTKINFAHFLRLSSLHTLFLQWNKISNLTCGMEWTWGTLEKLDLTGNEIKAIDLTVFETMPNLKTLLLDNNKLSTLDSKILRSLPSLSTVGLSGNLWECSARICALAAWLGAFRGRWEHPILCHGPDHAQGEDILDAVHGFQLCWNASTAAPSAAPTDAPTTESTKGISSSHFHMGDKEIPTTAGMVVTTEEPFPEPNNAIFTQRVITGTMALLFSFFFIIFIVFISRKCCPPTLRRIRQCSMIQNHRQLRSQTRLHMANMSDQGPYNEYEPTHEGPFIIINGYGQCKCQQLPYKECEV
- the LRRTM2 gene encoding leucine-rich repeat transmembrane neuronal protein 2 isoform X1, producing MGLHFKWPLGARMLAALYAMSMVLKMLPALGMACPPKCRCEKLLFYCDSQGFHSVPNTTEKGSLGLSLRHNFITELERDQFASFSQLTWLHLDHNQIATVREDSFQGLYKLKELVLSSNKIFHLPNTTFSQLLNLQNLDLSFNQLSSLHPELLYGLRKLQTLHLRSNSLRTIPVRLFWDCRSLEFLDLSTNRLRSLARNGFAGLIKLRELHLEHNQLTKINFAHFLRLSSLHTLFLQWNKISNLTCGMEWTWGTLEKLDLTGNEIKAIDLTVFETMPNLKTLLLDNNKLSTLDSKILRSLPSLSTVGLSGNLWECSARICALAAWLGAFRGRWEHPILCHGPDHAQGEDILDAVHGFQLCWNASTAAPSAAPTDAPTTESTKGISSSHFHMGDKEIPTTAGMVVTTEEPFPEPNNAIFTQRVITGTMALLFSFFFIIFIVFISRKCCPPTLRRIRQCSMIQNHRQLRSQTRLHMANMSDQGPYNEYEPTHEGPFIIINGYGQCKCQQLPYKECEV